The nucleotide window GTTGATTTGCCGGGCACCGCTAGCTGCGGTCTTTTGCTAGCGCGTCACGACCTATACGCGGCCGTGATTCAGAAAGCCATTTTTCCATGgcgttctttcttttcctcttggTGTACTTGTATATTATATACACGCAGAGAATGCCTGGCTGCAAAGTTGCGTGTGCTTGcagcttcttttttgttttggctgcTGCTGCAAATTTTGCTGTGTCTGCGTCCGCTGGCGGCTACGCAGACATTCTTGCGAGTTATTCAtgattccatttttatttagaCGTCTGCTGGCGGATGGATGTACTATGCGGACTGTcgggaagaaggaaaaaaatgccACGAGTGCCGCAGGAAGAGACGGACAGCACACATAACGATCTCTTTCGCTTGGACTTTTGGACTTGCCATCCAttttcgtctcttttttttgtgtgtgtgtgtgtcgtgtttGTCTATTCCAGTCCTACGCTGTGATGAGACTTAGATAGGCCACTACTTTtggaaaaaaacttttagtttCACAGAAAACTAGTGGAACGGAGAAACTGCTGACGATATAAAAGGGTAACTTGGAAGAGAAGTCTAGTCCTAGTCGCATTTATTTATGGTCGGATGGGTATTGATTCGCCTTTTGTTCCATCTCACCATCGTGTTCCATCATCTATTCACAGATGGCTCGCTGCAATCAACGTCAAGTGCCTTTCCTTTTAAAAACTCACTTTAAAgaggcaaaaaagaaatagaaaatgtgTTGGAAAAAGTCAAAGGAGATGGAAAAGATTTGACATGAGAAAGaaatttcatttctattttaaaaattccaatcggCTGTCTGATGTTGACGGGATGTCGGGACCCGGGCGCATTTTGTTTACTTATCGAGCAACGGAGCAAACAACTTGACACAGCAAgttctctttttcaatttcctatcttttattttttattttttaagttgtACGTCTTCCCTTCCCCTCTACTTCTGCATATACTACATATATTTTTCTCGAGTTAAAATATTTGAACGCGGCATTACCAGCCGCTCCTAAGTAAGCACATAAAACGGAACACGTACATATATGCAAAAgaccttctttctttttttggttgtcTCTTTGCTTTTCTCAGCAGAGCAAGTCGATGACCagtcacacacaaaaaaatcttgGCTTTGCTTCCACGACCCGCTGCCAAcaacctttaaaaaaagtcGCTTAAAAAGTGCAGAGTCAAAGTCAATCTCatagattttgaaaaaataaaaagggggggaaagatAACAGCATTTCACCATCTGCACCGGgcggtttattttttatttttcttatttattgaaCCCCCCCCTTCGCTCTCAAGACGTTTAACCAATGGGGTATAAACCAAGTCCAATGGGCTGGAGAGAGACGGCCAGGGTTCATTTCGTGGTTAGGAAAGggcaaagtttttttgttttttttttaaccacgCAGTTCCGCTTCGCCCCCAATAACAAGACGGGAAatagcaaatgaaaaaaaaaaaaaagtaacaatTTTTAATGACTCAGTGGGAAAAGAGTATAGCAGCCTGATTTGAATTCGACTCGGTCATCGGTAACGAAAAAcgtctttttccttttgcttgGTATATTGAGCGAAAAACAGCCTCGACGGAGAAGTGGGAGGTGGAGTTTGAAATCGGTATCGAATATCCTTCATTCAATCACTGTCAGCATTCCAGACTGGCATGCTTAGTGGCTCTCTGAGCTGTTGATAAACAATGGGGGCAACCTTTAAACTTGTGGAAGTGCATGCATCATCAGTAACAAGTAGATCGTTTTGCAGCCGAGCAGGCAAACCGGGGGCGAGACTGCGACTGCATTTCACCGATTGGATTATCAGATGGCCGCTTAGAAAGTCTCCTCCTATCTCGAGGAAGCAGAGGGTTGACGATGTATTTTGTGCGGCCTCAtgtgaaaaataatatacacaaccaaccaaccaaatAGTTGCATCATCGTTCGCTTTCCCACTCTCAAAGTATATACAatacccacacacacacacacacacatgtatATATGTGAGAGTGTGGTAGACCGTAAACATTTCAACTGGTGCAGTTCTCagacaaataataatattaatattaaaaaataaaaacattaagGCTTGACGAATTGCAGGACCTGTTTCGCTTGGCTTTTGGCAACTTGGTACATCTGGCGGGGCGTCACTTCACTTTTGGAATCGTTCAGCAAAGCCATACAGATCACAGAGAGCTTGTTGGCGCAGGTGCGGAAGAGTGGGTCTTTGGTCGTTATCTGCTGATCTCCCAAAACTTTAATGATGACGGCTTTCAGCTGTTGCTTGAATGTGTCCTTTGGGAAGGCGGCAGCTCgttcgttgttgtttttcttggaAGGCGTCGTCGTTCGCTTACTCGTTCGAGTTAGTCCGCCGCTTTTGGCCAGCAGCCGGGGAGACTTGCGGAGCTGCACTAGGTCACGGGGTTGTTGTTGATTCTTCTTCGGAGTTCGAGGCGTTCGAGCTGGAGCCACAGCAGAGCTCGAAGCTAATGCCGGCTGACGATTTTTGGCTGACAGCTGATAGGTGGTCGAACTGTTGATCGACCATGGGTTACACCACGCTGCTGAAGCTGTCTCGGGAGGCACCCACTTGTCCTGGTATTCAGATTGCTGTTTCTCAGCTTTCTCATCTTCCACGCTGCGATTATAACTAATTGAATAATGCTTATTAGCATACTTTGAAATTTCTTTCGCCATAATAAGAAACCTACTTGATCCCATGATATTTTAAATTGACGCTCAAGGGCCATTCCGTTCTCCGGGCCGTTTCGACATCACACGTGGGTTTCAATCGTGTCGAGACGATGCTTTCAGGTCGAGTCTTTTTCGGAGAGCGACtgggttgttgttttttgttgaaacACCGTAGCAAACTGTTGACATCGACTGAGACGGTACGGCCATTGCAACCGGGTTGTAATAAACGATTGTTCATAGTGGCAGGCCGGTCAACTTCGGAAACCATCTTCTTTTCCAGCTTCCATTTAAGAACTTCGGCTTCTGAGAATTCCGGCCACTCGCTTTTCTGTGGCTCGAATTTGGCTGTGAATCGAGGGTGTTGTTTTGCCACGGCCAACGCGACTTCGTCCAACAGTTCGTTCATTGTAGACGGGTCAATGGAACCATTCTCTTTGATCCAGGTTTGAACCGCATGTAACTGCAATCGccggatttctttttctaatcgATCCATTCGTATGTAGTCTGACGCAGCCGGAACTGTGGTTAGCTCCGTTGAGCAAACCTTAGGCACTGAGAAAGCGGTGGTTGAACAATGTCCGACATAAATATTTGCCATATTTTGCAGCTGATCGGCTCCTTTCAGTAGAAAAAGCCTCAACTCGCCATCGGTCCAGTGACTCAAGAAATAAACGGATTGCGACGTCGTTTCCTTTCCCCGATGTTCCACTTCCTCTGTTGTGTGGTCAAGACGAAACAGAAATGATACCTATTCAAACAATCGTCATTGATTTAACACTTAACTTAGATTTTTAGTGAATAACAAAGTTACGTTTTCATCCATTGCTTTCCAGAACGAATCTGCTTCTTCTACTGATAGTACCAAAGATGTTGAGGTATAGAAAATGAACGGTACACTGTTGGCATCAAATGAGCCGACCAGTTCcataaatgaacaaaatgtCTTCTTCTGTTAAAGGATAGAAATGGTTGAAATTATCATCCATAAACCTTACAGATTAACAAATACTACCGGTGCCGCAATAAAAGGGAAACATTCTCCCCTTATTTGACTTGTGAGAAGATCCAGAGAGTCAAAGCCATAACTGAGTTCAGCATGTTCAAGATGCCTGAAATGGGCAGAATTCTGAGGATCCCTCATTTTCAGCGAACCGCGCCAAAACAGTTGGTGGTTTAAACCTATGCATGATACGGCTAATTCCTGCTTATCAAATATCTTTACTTTGTTGCAAGGACTCAATGATTTCCAAAATTCAGGACAATCTTCCTTTTGTATTATTATGTCAATGGCGTAGTTCTTTAAATTATTGAAAGCCTTCTCATCCCATGGGTCAGATGGTATGTCTGCAATGAAACTGCTGGAAAGAAATTCCTGGAACACCTCAACTCCTAAACCTTTAATTATTTTGTGAGAATTCATCAAGCAAACAGCCCACTGAATCGTAGATTGGTTCTGGACTAACTGCCCTGCATTTGGTGCTCGAAATGATTTCACCATAGAACTCTGATAATCCTTCACCATTTGAAAATCATGTTTCCATTTCactgaaaagaacaaaagaaaattaatgaACATATAATAGGCATGGTACTATGGAGCAAGGTAATGCCAACTCATTGCATTTACTTTCAGCCTTCATACACAGAAGCTTTCATAAACACACTTATAAATATTCaattgttgaatgttaaaTTAAGAACATTGTAATGACATTCCCATTATTGTAAGGATATCTCATGGTACGAACGAAAATGGTGATATAATGGAAATGTGAATTGCTAGGACGGAAACCTTCACGGAATCAAAGACACGACAGGGGATAAAGCAAATGTTAACCTACCTATCTCGTTTTTATTGTCAACATCATCAATCACAAGGATAAAATATCGTTCCATGGTGCTGGAGAAAGTTCACTTTTTACTTATTATGCTTTAACCAAATACTTTTAATGAAAAGTAAAACCACAGACAACGAAACAGAAACAGCAACAGACACTTGATATTTGAACGCGCCAAACAACAGAACCATTTTTCCTCGCTGCCTAGCAACTAGTCAAGCAGACGAAAATTTATCTTCAACTGAAAAAAATGTCAGTTTTCAAATATGCGTTTGTCTGGAACTGCATATGTATTTTAATAATTATCATTAATCCGACAACAAGTATTTCAAATGAGCTATCTGAGTGCTTAATCACCGGGCCAGGAATTATTCCTCATCGGGTGGTTCTTCCTGCCCGATATTTTTTCATACAATCAACAGGAAGGTATCATCAAGATGTTTCATGTAGACCTTAAAGCATGTACAGTTTTATCTGCTGATTTAGGTGTAATATTTCACAAGCTGAACTAGTTGTTGAGTTGAAAGGAAAATCTGAACATGGTCCTTGCAGAGTATGGACTCAGATACTTGATCGTCATGATGGAAGCTTCATTGTTCGCTACAAAATGTTCCAGGTGGGTTCCATGACTAATAATCTATGTTAGAAATCTATCAATAAAAACCAATCATTCAGTACTGTGATGACATGGAAATTCATGTAACCTGGAAAGGCCATCACCTAGCTGAGTCTCCCTACACTTATAAAGGGAGGATATATGCTGAAGCCTGTGATTGTCCGCTAGACAGCATTGATGAGATGATTGCTGATTATCAATGTTCAGCTGATGTTGCTCAGATTGATAATGACATTAGTCGATTCCACAATGTTGACTTCAGCCAAGTTCTTAGTGAAGCGATAAAGAGATTCAGTCATGCAGGTTCTTACAGTTTTTGCCATTATGTGGTTCTCAATAATAAGGTAAAGTGGCCTGTACACAGTTAATATAACACATAGTGCAAATTGTAATGTTTATCGAAAGGTTCATCGTCGGTGTTATGGTCAACATGTGGGATTCAACATGTTTATGGATAACATACTTCTTTCGTTATCTCGTAAAGCTGTCCTCCCTGACATGGAATTTTTGATAAATCTGGGAGACTGGCCATTagtcaagaaaaatgttgaacCAATCATACCGATATTCTCCTGGTGTGGATCAAGCGAGACTGCCGATATTGTGATGCCGACGTATGACATCACGGAAGCCTCCTTGGAGTGTATGGGAAGGTTCTAAAACTGCTTTGCTttctgtgaaaagaaaaaaaactgactTTTACTACTTTTCTACAGGGTAACGTTGGACATGTTATCTGTACAGTCCAATCCGGAAATAAGGtgggaaaacaaacaagataAGGCTTTCTGGAGAGGAAGAGATTCACGTCGGGAACGCCTTAACTTAGTTAAACTCTCACGTCGGCATCCTGAATTAATTAATGCTTCTCTAaccaacttctttttctttcgggaCGAAGAGAAGACATACGGACCGAAAGAGGACCACATTTCCTTCTTCAAATTCTTTGATGTAACTTTTGTTGTTCATTACTCCAGAAATTCGTTTTCATTCAGAAGGAACTTCATCCATTCATATCTGGTTTTAGTACAAGTACCAGTTGAACATAGATGGTACAGTAGCAGCATATCGCTTCCCCTACCTTTTGGCCGGCGATGCTGTAGTGTTCAAGCAAGATTCCGAATACTATGAGCACTTTTATAGTGACCTCAAACCGAGAGTGCATTATATTCCGATCAAGGCAGACCTCAGCGACCTGGTTGAGGTGATAAAATGGGCAAAGACTCACGACGAAGAAGTTCGACAAATCGGTGCTAATGGAAGGCAGTATGCCAGGAGTCATCTTTTGCCAAAAGATATTATTTGTTATCACGCCACCctttttaaggtttttttgCGCACTAACTAGATATTTGATCTTTAAATTagcattttctcttttgtcttACTGTAGAAATGGAGCCAGAAACTCAAAAATCCCGTTCGTGTTCTTGACCAAATGACTTTAGTTAAGCCGTCTAATTCTACGGACAAGCGGCTGGGGAGCTGCCAGTGTTTGAAGGAAGTAACCCATATGGAACTATGAAGGGGAGCCATTTTCGCGCAGCTTACGCTAACCAAGTGCCAAAGTAATCAGGAAAAACTGATTACGTTTTTGAATCTTCAACCTTTACTGCATGTAGTGGTTTTTATTCCAGAAAACAATAACAGGTATATAATACACTTTGCTTTTACACATACTTTTCATTTAACTGAAAACTTCCAAAGAAGTTCGATTTACGATGATGCCTAGCATTCGAGGAAACACGTTTCTCGGTAGATAGAACTATTCCAGGCCGGCAGTGTCTAATTCGCGGATGGAGGGCATTCTAAGTTGAAATAGAAATGCGTATTCGAGTGATATCAGTCTACAATGACTAATATCCAGGTGACTAAGGTACCGCAATTGATACCTCTCAATAGCTTTAAGAGTTAAATTAGTTAAATTTAGACAACCCtagaaagaaatgattaaaatTACTGAAACACAAAACACAATGAGGAATAACTATTCTTTGATACGTACGTGTAAGCTTAATCGCTTTAGTCTGGAGAGGTAACTTATTGCTTTTGTCATAGCACAATCGGTAAATTTGCCATAGTTCAAAATTAGTATTTCAATTCCGCGATTTTGTTCACTAAGTGCAACAAGCCCGGTATCTGATATctgtaaaaacaagaaattttgCAGTTTGCGCAACCGAACCCTCATCTCCAGAATAGCTTCAAGTTGATGTATACCAACGGACAAGCATTCAAATCTAGATGTCGCAATTCTCGGAATCGAAAGGCATACTGCAAGCTTCGGTCTGTAAGTTTGTTGCATCCGCTGACCGATAGGTGAATAAGacctaaaacaaattttattttttatttataaactCTACTTACGAGAACCAGATCCGACATAATGTGCCAAACCTGAAAAGCTGAAGAAATCTGCCAGTGTACAGTTTTCTTGTAGTTTGCTACTTGGAACTTCAAGCGGTAAATCTCGGAAATTTCCGTCTTCTTGGATAGCAGGATTGGTCACCTGTGACAAGcgctgatttaaaaaatggccaGAATTGACAAATCCTATTTGAAAACTACACCGTTAAATTTGATGTATCAAAACCGCCATCAGTGAGAGAAATGCACCAATCGAGAAGGAGTTCACGCAAATGCAGCAGCGAGTTTAGAACGACCTTACCAATTGAGAATAAGTTACGGCAAATGTAAAATAAGATTTCCGTTCTGATAGCTACCCGGAGACTGGAGTCTGAAACCGCCATTTTACAAGAAGTAAGATTGAGGTGCGTTAGAAATGGAGAATTCTTCGCCAACTGATGCAATGTTTCCTCCGTCACTCTGGTGTTGCTAAGGTTGATTTGCGTAAGTGTTTCGTTCCGTTTAGAAAGCAGCCCGTTTTCGACACCTTTAAGCCCCGgttacaaaattttaaatactCTTAGCACATTTTAGCAGAGATTCACCTAAGGAGGTTATATGTTGAAGACCTTGCAGATTGACGTACCAAAGGCAACATAACTGGCTTAAGTAGGAGATTCCCATGTCAGTTACTGCACGGCAATTTTGAATCGAGAGCTTTTGTAAATTGGGTAG belongs to Daphnia magna isolate NIES linkage group LG1, ASM2063170v1.1, whole genome shotgun sequence and includes:
- the LOC116930847 gene encoding F-box/LRR-repeat protein 3 isoform X3; the protein is MSLWKDVVLTFENSLDDAACVFQWTRKPVQHVKIKEINFSASIPGLFEFWSQISQNLLSLEIHGSYITEANLLNLLLQCQSLESLHFHNCRDTFITGKLFSNDLVLSHIKLAMPNLKKLAFSENSSYFSDALLDRFMALVVNLTYLSFSGTTISFHPGINKKFYSKNNGKEETKSSELVLTFDCMLQHIAKHSKTVEHLDFSQTLIDDKACIALSKVAGLKLYSLILRSCEVSGPGISGLCATQSTLTELDISSCRRITDNALSSICSLLPNLQKLSIQNCRAVTDMGISYLSQLCCLWYVNLQGLQHITSLGVENGLLSKRNETLTQINLSNTRVTEETLHQLAKNSPFLTHLNLTSCKMAVSDSSLRVVLNSLLHLRELLLDWCISLTDGGFDTSNLTVTNPAIQEDGNFRDLPLEVPSSKLQENCTLADFFSFSGLIHLSVSGCNKLTDRSLQYAFRFRELRHLDLNACPLISDTGLVALSEQNRGIEILILNYGKFTDCAMTKAISYLSRLKRLSLHGCLNLTNLTLKAIERYQLRYLSHLDISHCRLISLEYAFLFQLRMPSIRELDTAGLE
- the LOC116930862 gene encoding protein O-glucosyltransferase 2, with the protein product MSVFKYAFVWNCICILIIIINPTTSISNELSECLITGPGIIPHRVVLPARYFFIQSTGRCNISQAELVVELKGKSEHGPCRVWTQILDRHDGSFIVRYKMFQYCDDMEIHVTWKGHHLAESPYTYKGRIYAEACDCPLDSIDEMIADYQCSADVAQIDNDISRFHNVDFSQVLSEAIKRFSHAGSYSFCHYVVLNNKVHRRCYGQHVGFNMFMDNILLSLSRKAVLPDMEFLINLGDWPLVKKNVEPIIPIFSWCGSSETADIVMPTYDITEASLECMGRVTLDMLSVQSNPEIRWENKQDKAFWRGRDSRRERLNLVKLSRRHPELINASLTNFFFFRDEEKTYGPKEDHISFFKFFDYKYQLNIDGTVAAYRFPYLLAGDAVVFKQDSEYYEHFYSDLKPRVHYIPIKADLSDLVEVIKWAKTHDEEVRQIGANGRQYARSHLLPKDIICYHATLFKKWSQKLKNPVRVLDQMTLVKPSNSTDKRLGSCQCLKEVTHMEL
- the LOC116930841 gene encoding uncharacterized protein LOC116930841, with translation MERYFILVIDDVDNKNEIVKWKHDFQMVKDYQSSMVKSFRAPNAGQLVQNQSTIQWAVCLMNSHKIIKGLGVEVFQEFLSSSFIADIPSDPWDEKAFNNLKNYAIDIIIQKEDCPEFWKSLSPCNKVKIFDKQELAVSCIGLNHQLFWRGSLKMRDPQNSAHFRHLEHAELSYGFDSLDLLTSQIRGECFPFIAAPKKTFCSFMELVGSFDANSVPFIFYTSTSLVLSVEEADSFWKAMDENVSFLFRLDHTTEEVEHRGKETTSQSVYFLSHWTDGELRLFLLKGADQLQNMANIYVGHCSTTAFSVPKVCSTELTTVPAASDYIRMDRLEKEIRRLQLHAVQTWIKENGSIDPSTMNELLDEVALAVAKQHPRFTAKFEPQKSEWPEFSEAEVLKWKLEKKMVSEVDRPATMNNRLLQPGCNGRTVSVDVNSLLRCFNKKQQPSRSPKKTRPESIVSTRLKPTCDVETARRTEWPLSVNLKYHGINYNRSVEDEKAEKQQSEYQDKWVPPETASAAWCNPWSINSSTTYQLSAKNRQPALASSSAVAPARTPRTPKKNQQQPRDLVQLRKSPRLLAKSGGLTRTSKRTTTPSKKNNNERAAAFPKDTFKQQLKAVIIKVLGDQQITTKDPLFRTCANKLSVICMALLNDSKSEVTPRQMYQVAKSQAKQVLQFVKP
- the LOC116930847 gene encoding F-box/LRR-repeat protein 7 isoform X1 → MADQLPLEIIEKILKYLKPSDRLTASTVCLLWYEASLTMSLWKDVVLTFENSLDDAACVFQWTRKPVQHVKIKEINFSASIPGLFEFWSQISQNLLSLEIHGSYITEANLLNLLLQCQSLESLHFHNCRDTFITGKLFSNDLVLSHIKLAMPNLKKLAFSENSSYFSDALLDRFMALVVNLTYLSFSGTTISFHPGINKKFYSKNNGKEETKSSELVLTFDCMLQHIAKHSKTVEHLDFSQTLIDDKACIALSKVAGLKLYSLILRSCEVSGPGISGLCATQSTLTELDISSCRRITDNALSSICSLLPNLQKLSIQNCRAVTDMGISYLSQLCCLWYVNLQGLQHITSLGVENGLLSKRNETLTQINLSNTRVTEETLHQLAKNSPFLTHLNLTSCKMAVSDSSLRVVLNSLLHLRELLLDWCISLTDGGFDTSNLTVTNPAIQEDGNFRDLPLEVPSSKLQENCTLADFFSFSGLIHLSVSGCNKLTDRSLQYAFRFRELRHLDLNACPLISDTGLVALSEQNRGIEILILNYGKFTDCAMTKAISYLSRLKRLSLHGCLNLTNLTLKAIERYQLRYLSHLDISHCRLISLEYAFLFQLRMPSIRELDTAGLE